The Cloeon dipterum chromosome X, ieCloDipt1.1, whole genome shotgun sequence genome includes a window with the following:
- the Moe gene encoding moesin/ezrin/radixin homolog 1 isoform X1 — protein MVAGGKMMNVRVTTMDAELEFAIQQTTTGKQLFDQVVKTIGLREVWFFGLQYTDSKGDLTWIKLYKKVMGQDVKKENPLQFKFRAKFYPEDVQEEIIQDITLRLFYLQVKNAILSDEIYCPPETSVLLASYAVQARHGDFDKSKHSAGFLANDRLLPQRVMDQHKMSREEWDQSVTTWWNEHKGMLREDAMMEYLKIAQDLEMYGVNYFEIRNKKNTELWLGVDALGLNIYEKDDKLTPKIGFPWSEIRNISFSDRKFIIKPIDKKAPDFVFFASRVRINKRILALCMGNHELYMRRRKPDTIDVQQMKAQSREERMAKQQQREKLQMEIAARERAERKQQEYEDKLRTMQEEMEKRQSELTEAQEMIRRLEEQLRQLQEAKDQLEKRQNELQAMMIRLEESKEMEAAERAKLEEEIMMKQEEVSRIQTEVEVKDEETRRLQQEVEDARQRQEEAKLALLAVTTTPQHHHVAENDDENDEIPNGDVSRDLGTHEGIIDPVEDRRTLAERNERLHSQLKALKQDLAQTRDETKETHMDKIHRENVRQGRDKYKTLREIRKGNTKRRVDQFENM, from the exons ATGGTGGCCGGAGGAAAAATG aTGAATGTGCGGGTCACGACGATGGACGCGGAACTCGAGTTCGCGATCCAGCAGACGACGACCGGCAAACAGCTGTTCGACCAGGTGGTCAAGACGATCGGCCTGCGCGAGGTCTGGTTCTTTGGTCTGCAGTACACGGACAGCAAGGGCGACCTCACCTGGATCAAGCTGTACAAGAAG GTCATGGGCCAAGACGTGAAGAAAGAGAATCCGCTGCAGTTCAAATTCCGTGCCAAATTCTACCCGGAAGACGTGCAAGAGGAAATCATCCAGGACATTACTCTG AGATTATTCTACCTGCAAGTGAAAAACGCCATCCTGTCTGACGAAATTTACTGCCCTCCTGAAACGTCGGTTCTTCTGGCCTCGTACGCCGTCCAAGCGAGACACGGAGACTTTGACAAGTCCAAGCACAGTGCCGGATTCCTCGCCAATGACCGGCTCCTTCCCCAGAG aGTCATGGACCAGCATAAAATGTCACGAGAGGAATGGGACCAGAGCGTCACGACCTGGTGGAACGAACACAAGGGCATGCTCAG agaGGACGCGATGATGGAGTACCTGAAGATCGCGCAGGACCTTGAGATGTACGGCGTCAACTACTTCGAGATCCGCAACAAAAAGAACACGGAGCTGTGGTTGGGAGTGGACGCTTTGGGGCTGAACATCTACGAGAAGGACGACAAGCTGACGCCCAAGATCGGCTTCCCGTGGTCTGAGATCCGCAACATTTCCTTCTCGGACCGCAAGTTCATCATCAAGCCGATCGACAAGAAGGCGCCCGACTTTGTCTTCTTCGCGTCGCGCGTGCGCATCAACAAGCGCATCCTGGCCCTGTGCATGGGCAACCACGAGCTGTATATGCGCCGCCGCAAGCCGGACACCATCGACGTCCAGCAGATGAAGGCCCAGTCGCGCGAGGAGCGCATggccaagcagcagcagcgcgagAAGCTCCAG ATGGAAATCGCTGCCCGCGAGAGAGCTGAGCGCAAGCAGCAGGAATACGAGGACAAGCTGCGCACCATGCAGGAGGAGATGGAAAAGCGGCAGAGCGAGCTGACCGAGGCCCAGGAGATGATCCGCAGACTCGAGGAGCAGCTGCGTCAGCTCCAGGAGGCCAAGGACCAGCTCGAGAAGCGCCAGAACGAGCTCCAG GCCATGATGATCCGGCTGGAGGAGAGCAAGGAGATGGAGGCGGCGGAGCGCGCCAAGCTCGAGGAGGAGATTATGATGAAGCAGGAGGAGGTGTCGCGAATCCAGACCGAGGTGGAGGTCAAGGACGAGGAGACCAGAAGACTCCAGCAGGAGGTCGAGGACGCGCGACA GCGGCAGGAGGAGGCTAAGCTGGCCCTGCTGGCCGTGACCACGACGCCGCAGCACCACCACGTGGCCGAGAACGACGATGAGAACGACGAGATCCCGAACGGAGACGTCAGCCGCGACCTCGGCACTCACGAAGGCATCATTGACCCCGTCGAGGACAGACGCACCCTCGCCGAGAGGAACGAACGCCTCCACTCACAACTCAAG GCGTTGAAGCAAGACTTGGCGCAGACGCGAGACGAGACGAAGGAGACTCACATGGACAAGATCCACCGGGAGAACGTGAGGCAGGGCCGCGACAAGTACAAGACGCTGCGCGAGATCCGCAAGGGCAACACCAAGCGCCGCGTCGACCAGTTCGAGAACatgtaa
- the Moe gene encoding moesin/ezrin/radixin homolog 1 isoform X2, translated as MPKSMNVRVTTMDAELEFAIQQTTTGKQLFDQVVKTIGLREVWFFGLQYTDSKGDLTWIKLYKKVMGQDVKKENPLQFKFRAKFYPEDVQEEIIQDITLRLFYLQVKNAILSDEIYCPPETSVLLASYAVQARHGDFDKSKHSAGFLANDRLLPQRVMDQHKMSREEWDQSVTTWWNEHKGMLREDAMMEYLKIAQDLEMYGVNYFEIRNKKNTELWLGVDALGLNIYEKDDKLTPKIGFPWSEIRNISFSDRKFIIKPIDKKAPDFVFFASRVRINKRILALCMGNHELYMRRRKPDTIDVQQMKAQSREERMAKQQQREKLQMEIAARERAERKQQEYEDKLRTMQEEMEKRQSELTEAQEMIRRLEEQLRQLQEAKDQLEKRQNELQAMMIRLEESKEMEAAERAKLEEEIMMKQEEVSRIQTEVEVKDEETRRLQQEVEDARQRQEEAKLALLAVTTTPQHHHVAENDDENDEIPNGDVSRDLGTHEGIIDPVEDRRTLAERNERLHSQLKALKQDLAQTRDETKETHMDKIHRENVRQGRDKYKTLREIRKGNTKRRVDQFENM; from the exons ATGCCTAAATCA aTGAATGTGCGGGTCACGACGATGGACGCGGAACTCGAGTTCGCGATCCAGCAGACGACGACCGGCAAACAGCTGTTCGACCAGGTGGTCAAGACGATCGGCCTGCGCGAGGTCTGGTTCTTTGGTCTGCAGTACACGGACAGCAAGGGCGACCTCACCTGGATCAAGCTGTACAAGAAG GTCATGGGCCAAGACGTGAAGAAAGAGAATCCGCTGCAGTTCAAATTCCGTGCCAAATTCTACCCGGAAGACGTGCAAGAGGAAATCATCCAGGACATTACTCTG AGATTATTCTACCTGCAAGTGAAAAACGCCATCCTGTCTGACGAAATTTACTGCCCTCCTGAAACGTCGGTTCTTCTGGCCTCGTACGCCGTCCAAGCGAGACACGGAGACTTTGACAAGTCCAAGCACAGTGCCGGATTCCTCGCCAATGACCGGCTCCTTCCCCAGAG aGTCATGGACCAGCATAAAATGTCACGAGAGGAATGGGACCAGAGCGTCACGACCTGGTGGAACGAACACAAGGGCATGCTCAG agaGGACGCGATGATGGAGTACCTGAAGATCGCGCAGGACCTTGAGATGTACGGCGTCAACTACTTCGAGATCCGCAACAAAAAGAACACGGAGCTGTGGTTGGGAGTGGACGCTTTGGGGCTGAACATCTACGAGAAGGACGACAAGCTGACGCCCAAGATCGGCTTCCCGTGGTCTGAGATCCGCAACATTTCCTTCTCGGACCGCAAGTTCATCATCAAGCCGATCGACAAGAAGGCGCCCGACTTTGTCTTCTTCGCGTCGCGCGTGCGCATCAACAAGCGCATCCTGGCCCTGTGCATGGGCAACCACGAGCTGTATATGCGCCGCCGCAAGCCGGACACCATCGACGTCCAGCAGATGAAGGCCCAGTCGCGCGAGGAGCGCATggccaagcagcagcagcgcgagAAGCTCCAG ATGGAAATCGCTGCCCGCGAGAGAGCTGAGCGCAAGCAGCAGGAATACGAGGACAAGCTGCGCACCATGCAGGAGGAGATGGAAAAGCGGCAGAGCGAGCTGACCGAGGCCCAGGAGATGATCCGCAGACTCGAGGAGCAGCTGCGTCAGCTCCAGGAGGCCAAGGACCAGCTCGAGAAGCGCCAGAACGAGCTCCAG GCCATGATGATCCGGCTGGAGGAGAGCAAGGAGATGGAGGCGGCGGAGCGCGCCAAGCTCGAGGAGGAGATTATGATGAAGCAGGAGGAGGTGTCGCGAATCCAGACCGAGGTGGAGGTCAAGGACGAGGAGACCAGAAGACTCCAGCAGGAGGTCGAGGACGCGCGACA GCGGCAGGAGGAGGCTAAGCTGGCCCTGCTGGCCGTGACCACGACGCCGCAGCACCACCACGTGGCCGAGAACGACGATGAGAACGACGAGATCCCGAACGGAGACGTCAGCCGCGACCTCGGCACTCACGAAGGCATCATTGACCCCGTCGAGGACAGACGCACCCTCGCCGAGAGGAACGAACGCCTCCACTCACAACTCAAG GCGTTGAAGCAAGACTTGGCGCAGACGCGAGACGAGACGAAGGAGACTCACATGGACAAGATCCACCGGGAGAACGTGAGGCAGGGCCGCGACAAGTACAAGACGCTGCGCGAGATCCGCAAGGGCAACACCAAGCGCCGCGTCGACCAGTTCGAGAACatgtaa
- the LOC135946795 gene encoding rho-related GTP-binding protein RhoA-D-like, with amino-acid sequence MIVCVCVCVCVVGMKSSLVAWIAPPCRIYRISALGGLGGGAQCLADGREKGMLRHREVRIKIPLPNLQGCCFNSNPSGVARVRKKLVIVGDGACGKTCLLIVFSKDQFPEVYVPTVFENYVADIEVDDTQVELALWDTAGQEDYDRLRPLSYPDTDVVLVCFSLDSPDSLENIAEKWTPEVKHFCPSVPVLLVGLKKDLRGRVGGCVAAEEGRAMADKVHAYGYLECSAKNKDGVQEVFEAATRAALQTPRRRRPLRCTLL; translated from the exons AtgattgtgtgtgtgtgtgtgtgtgtgtgtgttgtgggGATGAAATCCAGTTTGGTGGCTTGGATTGCACCACCGTGCCGCATTTATCGGATTAGTGCACTTGGGGGGCTTGGAGGCGGCGCGCAGTGTCTGGCCGACGGCCGAGAGAAGGGCATGCTGCGTCACAGGGAGGTCCGCATCAAAATCCCCCTGCCCAACCTGCAGGGCTGCTGCTTCAACTCGAATCCCTCAG GAGTGGCGCGCGTGAGGAAAAAACTGGTGATCGTCGGAGATGGGGCGTGCGGAAAGACTTGTTTGCTCATCGTTTTCAGCAAAGACCAGTTCCCTGAGGTCTACGTGCCGACCGTCTTTGAAAACTACGTAGCAGACATCGAGGTGGATGACACACAG GTGGAGTTGGCGTTGTGGGACACGGCGGGACAAGAGGACTACGACCGGCTGCGTCCCCTTTCATACCCGGACACGGACGTGGTTCTCGTGTGCTTCTCGCTCGACTCGCCAGACTCGCTGGAGAACATCGCGGAAAAGTGGACGCCGGAGGTGAAGCACTTTTGTCCGAGCGTGCCGGTGCTGCTGGTGGGCCTGAAGAAGGACCTGCGCGGCAGGGTGGGCGGCTGCGTGGCCGCCGAGGAGGGCCGCGCCATGGCCGACAAGGTGCACGCCTACGGCTACCTCGAGTGTTCGGCCAAGAACAAGGACGGCGTGCAGGAGGTCTTCGAGGCGGCCACCAGGGCGGCCCTGCAGAcgccccgccgccgccgccccctcCGTTGCACCCTCCTCTGA
- the Atg101 gene encoding autophagy-related protein 101: MNARSQTFELSVEGRQVEEAVASIFHTVLFHRSFGKFKYKEEGSYSVGTLGYADVDCNFIDLTYVCCSSDELDQTLKREITSFSEALRSHEGQRSGQISLEFFQRKRSRWLFQPECIPWEVWNVRLDLLALHSEHERQACREQVADVLTDKIMCIAEAMNRHDFLPKMPTQAELDLVFDTSYSDVQPYLFKIGYTTSGPSNASVSSTMKKLIKETLSL, translated from the exons ATGAACGCGCGTTCGCAAACCTTTGAGCTG AGCGTGGAGGGCCGGCAGGTGGAAGAGGCCGTGGCCAGCATTTTCCACACCGTGCTCTTCCACAGGTCGTTTGGCAAGTTCAAATACAAAGAGGAGGGCTCCTACTCCGTTGGAACCCTGGGCTACGCAGATGTCGACTGCAATTTCATCGACCTCACCTAC gTGTGCTGCAGCTCGGACGAGTTGGACCAGACGCTGAAGCGCGAAATCACGAGCTTCTCGGAGGCGCTGCGGAGCCACGAAGGGCAGCGCTCGGGCCAGATCTCGCTCGAGTTCTTCCAGAGGAAACGCAGCCGATGGCTGTTCCAGCCCGAGTGCATCCCGTGGGAGGTGTGGAACGTGCGGCTGGACCTGCTGGCGCTGCACTCGGAGCATGAGCGGCAGGCGTGTCGCGAGCAGGTCGCCGACGTGCTCACCGACAAGATCATGTGCATCGCCGAAGCCATGAACAGACACGACTTCCTCCCTAAGATGCCCACGCAGGCCGAGCTCGACCTCGTCTTCGACACCTCCTACTCTGACGTCCAACCCTATCTCTTCAAG ATTGGATACACAACAAGCGGTCCATCGAACGCATCGGTGAGTTCAACGATGAAGAAGCTAATCAAAGAGACTCTGTCCTTGTGA